The Paenibacillus sp. MBLB1832 genome has a window encoding:
- the cysE gene encoding serine O-acetyltransferase, translating into MWSTIKSDISAVFDNDPAARSWFEVVFTYSGLHAIWAHRIAHGLYRRKMYTLARIVSQISRFMTGIEIHPGATIGQRLFIDHGMGVVIGETCEIGDDVILYQGVTLGGTGKEKGKRHPTIGNNVVIGSGAKVLGSFLVGENSRIGSNAVVIQEVPSNSTVVTIPAKLVKRDGVRVNRLDHGNLPDPIIDIFQELQQQITDLKDQLEHERQTNKWQTKQRNKNGELREHDTQSI; encoded by the coding sequence ATGTGGTCAACGATCAAATCTGATATTTCTGCCGTATTCGATAACGATCCTGCAGCACGGAGTTGGTTTGAGGTAGTGTTTACGTATTCGGGACTCCATGCGATTTGGGCGCATCGAATTGCGCACGGACTATACCGAAGAAAGATGTACACGTTAGCCCGAATCGTATCTCAAATCAGCCGGTTTATGACAGGCATCGAAATCCATCCAGGAGCAACCATTGGCCAACGTTTGTTTATAGATCACGGTATGGGTGTGGTCATCGGGGAAACCTGCGAAATTGGAGACGACGTCATCCTCTATCAAGGGGTAACTTTGGGTGGAACAGGCAAAGAGAAAGGTAAGAGACACCCAACAATTGGAAATAATGTAGTTATTGGTTCGGGTGCCAAAGTTCTCGGGTCTTTCCTCGTCGGGGAGAATTCCCGGATTGGCTCAAACGCGGTGGTCATTCAGGAGGTTCCTTCCAATAGTACGGTTGTCACCATACCTGCGAAGCTTGTGAAGCGAGATGGTGTTCGCGTGAATAGACTAGACCATGGCAATTTGCCTGATCCCATTATTGATATTTTCCAGGAATTACAGCAGCAGATCACAGATTTGAAAGATCAACTTGAGCATGAACGGCAAACGAATAAATGGCAAACGAAACAACGGAATAAGAATGGAGAACTGAGAGAACATGACACTCAAAGTATATAA
- the cysS gene encoding cysteine--tRNA ligase, with amino-acid sequence MTLKVYNTLTRKKEEFVPLEPGKVKMYVCGPTVYNYIHIGNGRPVIFFDVVRRYLESQQYEVTYITNFTDVDDKMIRKAEEMAVSVPELAETFIAAFLEDIGALGVHDATLNPRVTENMQEIIDFIAALVDKDFAYEARGDVYYRTSKFAEYGKLSNQNLEELQYGIRVEVDDRKENPQDFVLWKAAKPGEIFWDSPWGKGRPGWHIECSAMVRKYLGETIDIHGGGQDLTFPHHECEIAQTEAVTGHPMANYWLHNAFLNIDNEKMSKSLGNGILIRDLIKQIKPQVFRFFMLSAHYRNPLNFSDESLKQAANALERIQNAYDNMKHRLATASATGEVDVAISERLQTISKQFVDKMNDDFNTPDAITAVFELVAEANLYLQQERVNADAVRLYMNQLEAFDATLGILTPQADELLDEEIEQLIVERTESRKTKNWARADEIRDLLTEKGIFLEDTPQGIRWRRK; translated from the coding sequence ATGACACTCAAAGTATATAATACGTTAACCCGCAAGAAGGAAGAGTTTGTTCCTCTTGAGCCAGGTAAGGTGAAGATGTACGTTTGCGGGCCAACAGTCTATAACTACATCCATATTGGAAATGGCCGGCCGGTTATCTTTTTTGACGTCGTTCGCCGTTACTTGGAATCGCAGCAATATGAAGTCACTTATATTACAAACTTTACCGATGTCGATGATAAAATGATTCGAAAAGCCGAAGAAATGGCGGTTTCCGTGCCAGAGCTTGCCGAAACATTTATCGCAGCCTTCTTGGAGGACATTGGGGCGCTAGGTGTTCATGATGCTACGCTGAATCCGCGTGTGACCGAGAATATGCAGGAAATCATTGATTTCATTGCTGCGCTTGTAGATAAAGACTTTGCGTACGAAGCACGCGGCGATGTGTACTATCGCACTTCGAAATTTGCTGAATATGGCAAGCTGTCGAATCAAAATTTGGAAGAACTACAATACGGCATCCGCGTCGAAGTTGACGATCGGAAGGAGAATCCGCAGGACTTTGTCCTCTGGAAAGCTGCGAAGCCAGGCGAGATTTTCTGGGATAGCCCTTGGGGTAAAGGACGTCCAGGGTGGCATATTGAGTGCTCCGCGATGGTACGCAAATATTTGGGCGAAACCATTGATATTCACGGCGGCGGACAAGATTTGACGTTCCCTCACCATGAATGTGAAATTGCCCAAACCGAAGCGGTAACGGGTCATCCGATGGCCAATTATTGGTTACACAACGCTTTCCTTAATATTGATAATGAGAAAATGTCGAAATCACTTGGAAACGGAATCCTCATCCGTGATCTGATTAAGCAAATCAAGCCGCAAGTGTTCCGCTTTTTCATGCTGTCTGCCCACTACCGCAACCCGCTTAATTTCAGCGATGAGAGCTTGAAGCAAGCGGCGAATGCGCTCGAACGCATTCAGAATGCTTACGATAATATGAAACACCGTCTGGCGACAGCTTCGGCGACGGGTGAAGTTGACGTGGCGATATCTGAGCGTTTACAGACCATTTCTAAGCAATTTGTGGATAAAATGAACGATGACTTCAACACGCCGGATGCGATTACCGCGGTGTTTGAGCTCGTTGCGGAAGCGAACCTGTACTTGCAGCAGGAGCGGGTGAACGCCGACGCTGTTCGATTATATATGAATCAATTGGAAGCTTTCGATGCAACACTGGGCATTCTTACGCCTCAAGCGGATGAATTGTTGGATGAAGAAATCGAACAATTGATTGTTGAGCGCACAGAGTCGCGGAAAACGAAGAATTGGGCGCGTGCGGACGAAATCCGCGATTTGCTGACGGAGAAAGGGATTTTCCTTGAGGATACACCGCAAGGTATTCGCTGGCGCCGCAAATGA
- the ispD gene encoding 2-C-methyl-D-erythritol 4-phosphate cytidylyltransferase gives MGKLGVIIVAAGRGSRMGTAESKQYLQLGQKPILVHTLQLFQNIHEVDNIVLVVGADDVSRCDGYVASYGLSKVTCVAGGAERQDSVRRGLAHLQAGTEWVLVHDGVRPFVTQEQVFLCLAKAQEAGAAVLAVPVKDTIKVVDTEKRIQSTPDRRSLWAIQTPQAFRHALLQEAHELAVRDEFMGTDDAMLVERMGTVVHVVEGDYYNIKITTPEDLPWAEWILQNIRGEERK, from the coding sequence ATGGGGAAGCTAGGGGTTATCATTGTGGCAGCGGGCCGAGGTTCGCGCATGGGTACTGCGGAAAGTAAACAATATCTGCAACTGGGACAGAAGCCAATTCTGGTACATACCTTGCAATTATTTCAAAACATACATGAAGTGGATAACATTGTTCTAGTTGTTGGTGCAGATGATGTGAGTCGCTGCGACGGTTACGTGGCGAGCTATGGACTTAGTAAAGTAACCTGTGTAGCAGGCGGAGCGGAGCGGCAAGATTCCGTGAGGCGAGGTTTGGCGCATCTGCAAGCTGGAACAGAATGGGTGCTTGTACATGACGGTGTTCGTCCTTTCGTCACACAAGAACAAGTGTTCTTGTGTCTAGCAAAAGCACAAGAAGCAGGTGCAGCAGTTCTGGCCGTTCCCGTCAAGGACACGATTAAAGTCGTAGATACAGAGAAGCGCATTCAATCCACACCCGATCGAAGAAGCTTGTGGGCAATCCAAACGCCACAAGCTTTTCGTCATGCTCTTCTCCAAGAAGCGCATGAGCTTGCGGTGCGTGATGAATTTATGGGGACGGATGATGCGATGCTCGTAGAGCGGATGGGTACCGTGGTCCATGTGGTTGAAGGGGATTATTATAATATCAAGATAACGACACCCGAAGATTTGCCTTGGGCTGAGTGGATACTACAAAACATAAGGGGAGAGGAACGCAAATGA
- a CDS encoding nucleoside triphosphate pyrophosphohydrolase family protein, giving the protein MSSLTLKQFQDQVSELLLRHRSLLDVLSKFQQSGAAANRSVVKSITECGCIQIHAAKQEYHPEMTLDEAKHVLGTHVSGHLCEQCTEVVSNELGRNLFYMSALSNLLDINLEQVVDKESKKCTTLGLFNMS; this is encoded by the coding sequence ATGAGCTCCTTGACTTTAAAGCAGTTTCAAGATCAAGTGTCCGAATTGTTACTCCGTCACCGCAGTCTGCTTGATGTTTTATCCAAATTCCAACAGTCAGGCGCAGCTGCCAATCGTTCCGTGGTGAAATCCATCACAGAATGTGGATGCATTCAAATTCACGCTGCCAAACAGGAATATCATCCTGAGATGACGTTGGATGAAGCTAAGCATGTGCTTGGCACCCATGTATCTGGTCACTTATGTGAACAATGCACGGAAGTTGTTAGCAACGAACTAGGCAGGAATTTGTTCTACATGTCCGCACTAAGCAACTTACTCGACATTAATTTGGAGCAAGTCGTAGACAAAGAATCTAAGAAATGCACAACACTGGGACTATTCAACATGTCATGA
- the ispF gene encoding 2-C-methyl-D-erythritol 2,4-cyclodiphosphate synthase codes for MIRVGNGFDVHQLVEGRKCIIGGVTIPYEKGLLGHSDADVLLHAISDAILGALGLGDIGKHFPDTAEEYKDADSLVLLKRVWQLATERGYKLGNADSTIIAQKPKMLPYIPQMVEIIASALDAQPDQVNVKATTTEQLGFTGRGEGIAAQSVVCLIRDVLK; via the coding sequence ATGATACGCGTAGGTAATGGATTTGATGTTCATCAATTAGTAGAAGGACGTAAATGTATTATTGGGGGCGTGACGATTCCGTATGAAAAAGGGCTGCTAGGACATTCCGACGCGGATGTCTTGTTGCACGCTATTAGTGACGCGATCTTAGGCGCTCTGGGTCTTGGCGATATCGGCAAGCATTTCCCGGATACGGCCGAGGAGTACAAAGACGCAGATAGCTTGGTGCTGCTGAAGCGGGTATGGCAATTAGCGACGGAGCGAGGCTATAAGCTGGGGAATGCGGATTCGACCATCATTGCTCAGAAGCCGAAAATGCTGCCGTACATCCCGCAAATGGTGGAAATCATCGCCTCTGCCTTGGATGCGCAGCCTGATCAAGTTAATGTAAAAGCGACGACAACTGAGCAACTCGGCTTTACAGGTCGTGGCGAAGGAATCGCGGCGCAATCGGTTGTTTGTTTAATTCGAGATGTGCTAAAATAG
- the gltX gene encoding glutamate--tRNA ligase: MNTPLRVRYAPSPTGHLHIGGARTALFDYLLARRHGGAFVVRFEDTDQTRHKESGIEDQLNGLRWLGLEWDESVDIGGPYGPYRQMERLDIYRTYLDKLLESGHAYGCYCSEADLEQERAEQEASGEMGGYSGKCRNLTPEQIAAYQAEGRVPSTRFRVPADRIIGIDDKVRDHVEFDSNGIGDFIIARPDGIPTYNFAVIVDDHLMKINLVIRGEEHLSNTPRQILMYEALGMPIPEFAHLALILNQDRKKMSKRDESIIQFIEQYKELGYLPEAVLNFIALLGWSPGGEEEMFTKEELIAQFDLDRVSKSPAVFDMDKLNWMNNAYLKKTPLPRVVDLCLPHLRKAGYIQGDLDVAGQEWVTALVGLNQERMRYAAEIVDLASLFFKEELVIDDEAAAVLKEEHVPVVLASFLTQVEQAEAFTVEAIPALLKAVQKETGFKGKQLFMSIRSALTGQVHGPDLNVSLFLLGQEKVASRLRSLL, encoded by the coding sequence ATGAATACACCTTTACGCGTGCGTTATGCACCTAGTCCGACTGGACATTTACATATTGGCGGTGCGCGGACCGCACTGTTTGATTATTTATTAGCTCGCCGTCACGGCGGTGCGTTTGTTGTGCGTTTTGAAGACACGGATCAGACCCGTCATAAAGAGTCCGGCATCGAGGATCAGTTGAACGGCTTGAGATGGCTTGGTCTTGAGTGGGATGAAAGTGTAGATATTGGGGGTCCTTACGGTCCCTATCGTCAAATGGAACGTCTCGATATTTACCGTACTTATCTAGATAAGCTGCTGGAGAGCGGACATGCATATGGATGCTACTGTTCCGAGGCAGATCTTGAGCAAGAGCGTGCGGAGCAGGAAGCGAGCGGGGAGATGGGCGGATACTCAGGCAAATGCCGTAATCTGACGCCAGAGCAAATTGCCGCGTATCAAGCAGAGGGACGCGTGCCGTCCACACGATTCCGGGTGCCAGCAGATCGGATCATCGGCATTGACGATAAAGTCCGCGACCATGTGGAATTCGATTCCAATGGCATCGGTGACTTTATTATCGCGCGCCCAGATGGCATTCCGACTTACAATTTCGCGGTTATCGTAGACGATCACTTGATGAAGATCAATTTGGTCATCCGTGGAGAAGAGCATCTGTCCAATACACCGAGACAAATTCTGATGTACGAAGCATTAGGTATGCCGATACCGGAGTTTGCCCATTTAGCTTTAATTTTGAATCAAGACCGCAAAAAAATGAGCAAACGGGATGAGTCGATCATCCAGTTTATCGAGCAATACAAAGAGCTTGGCTATTTGCCAGAAGCGGTGCTGAACTTTATTGCTTTGCTGGGCTGGTCGCCTGGCGGGGAAGAAGAGATGTTTACCAAAGAAGAACTAATCGCGCAGTTCGATCTGGATCGTGTATCCAAGAGCCCGGCTGTGTTTGATATGGATAAATTGAATTGGATGAACAATGCGTATCTGAAAAAGACGCCGCTACCGCGTGTCGTAGACCTGTGTTTGCCGCACTTGCGCAAAGCGGGCTACATTCAGGGCGACTTGGACGTCGCTGGTCAAGAGTGGGTAACGGCGCTTGTTGGCCTGAACCAGGAAAGAATGCGCTACGCGGCAGAAATCGTTGACCTTGCGAGTCTCTTTTTCAAAGAAGAGCTAGTCATCGACGACGAAGCGGCTGCCGTGCTGAAGGAAGAGCATGTACCTGTCGTATTGGCGAGCTTCTTAACACAAGTGGAACAAGCGGAAGCCTTCACGGTTGAAGCGATCCCAGCGCTGCTGAAGGCCGTGCAGAAGGAAACAGGCTTCAAAGGGAAGCAACTGTTCATGTCGATTCGCTCCGCGCTGACAGGTCAAGTGCATGGCCCAGATCTGAATGTGTCCCTTTTCTTGCTTGGCCAAGAAAAAGTCGCTTCACGCTTGCGTAGCTTATTGTAA
- a CDS encoding PIN/TRAM domain-containing protein produces MVKKWIQIILAIMGGSLGYKWSDAFLRTTDVASQAGQVFWINSLCGAGMFLISAWVASVGMKLLIKGERNVTDIPVSDLLSGTLGLVIGLLISLMLFPVMEQATWAGPFLPFLVSAVLGVMGFRIGYSKREELVQVIAKSRSGGTEKQTHRPYEEHKILDTSVIIDGRIADICKTGFIEGTLVIPEFVLEELQHIADSSDLLKRNRGRRGLDILNKIQKELEVKVLIYEGDFEEIAEVDSKLVRLAKVLQGKVITNDFNLNKVCELQGVSVLNINDLANAVKPVVLPGEEIIVQVIKDGKEHGQGVAYLDDGTMIVVEGGREFIGMTLEVMVTSVLQTSAGRMIFAKPKLLEKAQ; encoded by the coding sequence GTGGTGAAGAAATGGATACAAATCATTTTGGCCATCATGGGTGGCAGCTTAGGTTATAAGTGGAGTGACGCGTTCCTTCGAACGACAGATGTAGCAAGTCAAGCAGGACAAGTATTTTGGATTAATAGTTTATGTGGGGCAGGTATGTTTTTGATTTCCGCATGGGTGGCAAGTGTAGGCATGAAGCTGCTGATCAAAGGGGAGCGTAATGTTACAGATATTCCCGTGTCTGATCTCCTATCAGGGACGCTGGGCCTTGTTATCGGATTGCTGATCTCGTTGATGCTGTTTCCTGTGATGGAGCAGGCGACATGGGCAGGGCCGTTCTTACCTTTCCTTGTGTCTGCGGTGCTGGGTGTCATGGGGTTCCGAATCGGTTACAGCAAGCGTGAAGAATTGGTTCAAGTCATTGCCAAGAGTCGCTCCGGTGGTACGGAGAAACAGACGCATCGCCCTTATGAAGAACATAAGATTCTAGACACGAGCGTAATAATCGATGGGCGTATTGCGGACATTTGCAAAACAGGGTTTATCGAAGGCACTTTAGTCATCCCCGAATTTGTGCTGGAAGAACTGCAGCATATTGCGGACTCATCCGATCTGCTTAAGCGGAATCGCGGGCGTCGCGGGCTGGACATTTTGAACAAAATCCAAAAGGAATTGGAAGTTAAAGTCCTCATCTATGAGGGAGATTTTGAGGAAATTGCCGAAGTGGACAGCAAGCTCGTCCGTTTAGCGAAAGTGCTGCAAGGGAAAGTCATCACGAATGATTTCAATTTGAACAAAGTCTGTGAGCTGCAAGGCGTCTCGGTCCTTAATATTAACGATCTTGCCAATGCCGTGAAACCCGTCGTTCTGCCAGGAGAAGAAATTATCGTTCAAGTCATTAAAGACGGCAAGGAGCATGGACAAGGTGTCGCGTATCTCGATGATGGTACGATGATCGTTGTAGAAGGTGGACGTGAATTCATCGGTATGACGCTTGAAGTGATGGTGACGAGTGTGTTGCAAACGTCCGCAGGTCGGATGATTTTCGCGAAACCGAAACTATTGGAAAAAGCCCAATAA